In the genome of Rhodoplanes sp. Z2-YC6860, one region contains:
- a CDS encoding isochorismatase family protein: MHSVTVRKEIADRVLQRRGRYHLFDRLDPARTALVVIDMQGTFCAPGSPAEVAASRGIVEPINGLTGELRKLGVPVIWVLHANNRIGGKSDWELFFNTIVADAVKEKTLESLAAEKQEVWSGLVTAPADHTVLKNRYSALIQGSSQLERTLRGMGIDTVLIAGTKTNVCCESTARDAMMLDFKVVMVEDCCAALSDDEHRSALENVIQQFGDVMTASEVLARLRQIENEPVKNPP; encoded by the coding sequence ATGCATTCCGTCACGGTGCGTAAGGAGATCGCCGACCGGGTGCTGCAGCGCCGCGGCCGTTATCACCTGTTCGACCGGCTCGATCCGGCACGCACCGCGCTGGTGGTGATCGACATGCAGGGGACGTTCTGTGCACCGGGAAGCCCGGCCGAGGTGGCGGCGTCGCGCGGCATTGTCGAGCCGATCAACGGGCTCACTGGAGAGCTTCGCAAGCTCGGCGTTCCGGTCATCTGGGTGCTGCACGCCAACAACCGGATCGGCGGCAAAAGCGACTGGGAGCTGTTCTTCAACACCATCGTGGCCGACGCCGTGAAGGAGAAGACGCTGGAAAGCCTCGCGGCCGAAAAGCAGGAAGTCTGGTCCGGGCTCGTCACGGCGCCGGCCGACCACACGGTGCTGAAGAACCGCTACAGCGCGCTCATCCAGGGCTCGTCGCAGCTCGAGCGGACGTTGCGCGGCATGGGGATCGACACCGTGCTGATCGCGGGCACCAAGACCAACGTCTGCTGCGAGTCGACCGCACGCGACGCCATGATGCTGGACTTCAAGGTGGTGATGGTCGAGGACTGTTGCGCAGCTTTGTCGGATGACGAGCACCGCTCGGCGCTGGAGAACGTTATCCAGCAGTTCGGCGACGTGATGACGGCAAGCGAGGTGCTGGCGCGGCTGCGGCAGATCGAGAACGAGCCGGTAAAGAACCCGCCGTAA
- a CDS encoding cyclase family protein, with amino-acid sequence MILIDLSRDIEHKMQVLPNHPQVIITTFSTHDEQRMADGYSFSSATMALVLGDHAGTHVDAPKHFDADPKAKSIDEMPLENFFTEAVCLDLSHKPLKSDISIDDLEKAIAAAGVEIKPKDTVLLHMDFYRRTQGTPAFITDFPGLTKESATWLGKKGIGMFGVEAVSPGRTGRNNFEVHHVCRDMGFTHMEGLVNLDKLVGKGRFKFIGFPIKIKGGTGAPIRAVAWLDG; translated from the coding sequence ATGATTCTGATCGATCTCAGCCGCGACATCGAGCACAAGATGCAGGTGTTGCCGAACCATCCGCAGGTCATCATCACAACGTTCTCGACTCATGACGAGCAGCGGATGGCCGACGGCTACAGCTTCTCCTCGGCCACCATGGCGCTGGTGCTGGGCGATCATGCCGGCACCCATGTGGACGCACCCAAGCACTTCGATGCCGATCCCAAGGCCAAATCGATCGACGAAATGCCGCTGGAAAATTTCTTCACCGAGGCAGTGTGTCTCGACCTCTCGCACAAGCCGCTCAAGTCGGACATCTCGATCGACGATCTGGAGAAGGCCATCGCGGCCGCGGGCGTTGAGATCAAGCCCAAGGACACCGTGCTGCTGCACATGGACTTCTATCGGCGCACCCAAGGCACGCCGGCGTTCATCACCGACTTTCCGGGGTTGACCAAAGAATCGGCCACTTGGCTCGGAAAGAAAGGCATCGGCATGTTCGGCGTCGAGGCGGTGAGCCCGGGGCGCACCGGACGCAACAATTTCGAGGTGCACCATGTCTGCCGCGACATGGGTTTCACGCACATGGAGGGGCTGGTGAACCTCGACAAGCTGGTCGGCAAGGGCCGCTTCAAGTTCATCGGCTTTCCGATCAAGATTAAAGGCGGCACCGGCGCGCCGATCCGCGCCGTGGCCTGGCTCGATGGTTGA
- a CDS encoding M15 family metallopeptidase gives MIRRIAIAVIMLSLTPAAALPKDQPRPDTFVDVTTIAPGILIEARYATAHNFVGHVIDGYERPICYLTKPAAAALAQVVADLETRGLTLKVYDCYRPERAVAHFARWAQNLGDTKMKAEFYPHVDKSTLFRDGYIASRSGHSRGSTTDLTLARRSDGQPLDMGTPFDFFSPHSWPSDRSVSAEAQANRALLAQAMRKRGFYPYDKEWWHFTLRHEPYPQTYFDFVVR, from the coding sequence ATGATTCGACGGATCGCCATCGCAGTCATCATGTTGTCGCTCACGCCCGCCGCAGCACTGCCGAAAGACCAGCCGCGACCCGACACGTTCGTCGATGTGACGACGATCGCGCCCGGCATTCTGATCGAGGCGCGTTACGCCACTGCTCACAATTTCGTCGGTCACGTGATCGACGGGTACGAGAGGCCGATCTGCTATCTCACCAAGCCGGCGGCGGCGGCGCTGGCACAGGTGGTGGCCGATCTCGAGACGCGCGGGCTGACGCTCAAGGTCTATGACTGCTACCGGCCGGAGCGTGCCGTGGCGCACTTCGCGCGCTGGGCGCAGAATCTCGGCGACACGAAAATGAAGGCCGAGTTCTATCCGCATGTCGACAAGAGCACGCTGTTTCGCGACGGTTACATCGCGTCGCGCTCCGGCCATTCGCGCGGCTCGACCACGGATCTGACGCTGGCGCGCCGCTCGGATGGGCAGCCGCTCGACATGGGCACGCCGTTCGATTTCTTCAGCCCGCACTCGTGGCCGTCGGACAGAAGCGTGAGCGCGGAGGCACAGGCCAACCGCGCGCTGCTCGCGCAGGCGATGCGCAAGCGCGGGTTCTATCCTTACGACAAGGAGTGGTGGCACTTCACGCTGCGCCACGAGCCCTATCCGCAGACCTATTTCGATTTCGTCGTGCGCTAG
- the proB gene encoding glutamate 5-kinase yields the protein MSAKAPTKTPALTDFRRIVIKVGSSLLVDSAAGRVKESWLASLADDIARLHKGKRDVMVVSSGSIALGRSVLKLPRGVLKLEDSQAAAAVGQIALARTWSEVLGRHDITASQILVTLDDTEERRRYLNARSTIDKLLEWRSVPVINENDTVATSEIRYGDNDRLAARVATMVSADLLVLLSDIDGLYDAPPANNPNARHIPLVPRIGAEIEAMAGDAASDHSRGGMRTKVEAGKIATTAGTHMVIASGHVDHPLKSIESGARATWFLASGNPVTSRKRWIAGSLEPKGTLTIDAGAASALRSGKSLLPAGVIRVDGNFGRGDAVVIRGPDGAEIGRGLVAYDAGDAAKIMRKSSSDILLILGIEGRAEMVHRDDLVLGGA from the coding sequence ATGTCCGCCAAGGCGCCCACAAAGACTCCTGCTCTCACCGACTTCCGCCGCATCGTCATCAAGGTCGGCTCGTCGCTGCTCGTCGATTCGGCCGCTGGCCGTGTCAAGGAGAGCTGGCTCGCCTCGCTCGCTGACGACATCGCCCGGCTGCACAAGGGCAAGCGCGACGTCATGGTGGTGTCGTCGGGCTCGATCGCGCTCGGACGCTCGGTGTTGAAACTGCCGCGTGGCGTGCTGAAGCTCGAGGACAGCCAGGCCGCGGCCGCCGTGGGCCAGATCGCACTGGCGCGCACGTGGTCCGAGGTGCTCGGCCGCCACGACATCACCGCGAGCCAGATTCTTGTGACGCTCGATGACACCGAAGAGCGCCGCCGCTATCTCAACGCCCGCTCGACCATCGATAAGCTTCTGGAATGGCGCAGCGTCCCCGTCATCAACGAGAACGACACGGTTGCCACCAGCGAGATCCGCTACGGCGACAACGACCGGCTTGCCGCGCGCGTCGCCACCATGGTGAGCGCCGATCTGCTGGTGCTGCTCTCCGACATCGACGGACTCTACGACGCACCGCCGGCGAACAATCCAAACGCCAGGCACATTCCGCTGGTGCCGCGCATCGGCGCCGAGATCGAGGCGATGGCGGGTGACGCGGCCTCCGACCATTCGCGCGGCGGCATGCGCACCAAGGTCGAGGCCGGCAAGATCGCAACCACGGCGGGCACGCACATGGTGATCGCGTCGGGCCATGTCGATCATCCCTTGAAATCGATCGAGAGCGGCGCGCGCGCCACCTGGTTTCTCGCCTCGGGCAATCCGGTCACGTCGCGCAAACGCTGGATCGCGGGCTCGCTCGAACCCAAGGGCACGCTCACCATCGATGCGGGCGCGGCCTCAGCACTGCGCAGTGGGAAGAGCCTGCTACCCGCAGGTGTGATCCGCGTCGACGGCAACTTCGGCCGCGGCGACGCGGTGGTGATCCGCGGTCCCGACGGCGCCGAGATCGGTCGCGGACTTGTGGCCTACGACGCCGGCGACGCCGCCAAAATCATGCGCAAATCGTCGAGCGACATTCTGCTCATCCTCGGCATCGAGGGCCGCGCCGAGATGGTCCACCGCGACGATCTCGTGCTCGGCGGCGCGTAA
- a CDS encoding LysR family transcriptional regulator, whose product MDRLDAMRLFARIVERRSFTLAASDLGLPRSTVTETVQQLETRLGVRLLQRTTRHVSPTLDGEAYYRRCLTIVADIEEAEGAFTGVKPRGLLRIDVHGTMARHFLLPGLPRFLAEYPDLQLHIGEGDRLVDLIREGIDCVVRAGALGDSTMIGRRVGTLIEVTCASADYLEKFGRPRTPDDLEGHRMIGFVSSRTGNVLPLEFTVNGTLRHVTLPATVTVTGGETSVALAVQGLGLIQVPLYHVEPHLAAGTLVEALPDFRPSPTPVSALYPHSRQLSPRVRVFIDWLAREFAARAPAAGLPAA is encoded by the coding sequence TTGGACCGGCTCGACGCCATGCGGCTGTTCGCCCGGATCGTGGAGCGGAGGAGTTTCACGCTCGCCGCCAGCGATCTCGGCCTGCCGCGCTCCACCGTGACCGAGACGGTGCAGCAGCTCGAAACGCGCCTCGGCGTCCGGCTGCTCCAGCGCACCACCCGCCACGTCAGCCCGACCCTCGACGGCGAAGCCTATTACCGCCGCTGCCTCACCATCGTCGCCGACATCGAAGAAGCCGAAGGCGCGTTCACCGGCGTCAAACCGCGCGGGCTTCTCCGCATCGACGTGCACGGCACCATGGCGCGGCATTTCCTGCTGCCCGGGTTGCCGCGCTTCCTCGCCGAATATCCCGACCTGCAGCTGCATATCGGCGAGGGCGACCGGCTGGTCGATCTCATTCGCGAGGGCATCGATTGCGTGGTGCGCGCGGGCGCACTCGGCGACAGCACCATGATCGGCCGGCGCGTCGGCACGCTGATCGAGGTGACGTGCGCCAGCGCAGACTATCTCGAAAAATTCGGGCGGCCGCGCACGCCCGACGATCTCGAAGGCCACCGCATGATCGGCTTCGTCTCCTCGCGAACCGGCAACGTGCTGCCGCTGGAGTTCACCGTGAACGGCACGCTGCGCCATGTCACGCTGCCTGCCACCGTGACGGTCACGGGCGGTGAGACCAGCGTGGCGCTGGCCGTGCAGGGGCTCGGCTTGATCCAGGTGCCGCTCTATCACGTGGAGCCTCATCTCGCGGCCGGCACCTTGGTCGAGGCCCTGCCGGATTTCAGGCCCTCGCCCACGCCGGTTTCGGCGCTCTATCCGCACAGCCGGCAGCTATCGCCCCGGGTGCGCGTCTTCATCGACTGGCTGGCCAGGGAGTTCGCCGCCCGCGCGCCGGCGGCCGGCCTCCCTGCCGCCTGA
- a CDS encoding SDR family oxidoreductase: protein MTSQTNKVAIVTGASRGIGAAVAQRLATDGFTVVVNYSGSQAEAEAVVRKIEAAGGRALAAKADVSDPAAMRRLFDSAEAAFGGVDVLVNNAGIMQVTKLADADDTMFDRHIAVNLKGTFNGMREAAKRLRNGGRIINFSTSVIGLRAEGYGVYGATKAAIEAMTQILSKEMRGRAITVNAVAPGPTATDLFLKGKSEQLIDHMAKLNPLERLGTPEDIAGAVSFLAGPDGAWINGQVLRANGGMV, encoded by the coding sequence ATGACCAGCCAGACCAACAAGGTCGCGATCGTGACCGGCGCGTCGCGCGGCATCGGCGCCGCGGTGGCGCAACGGCTCGCCACGGACGGCTTCACGGTCGTCGTCAATTATTCCGGCAGCCAGGCCGAGGCCGAGGCGGTGGTTCGCAAGATCGAGGCGGCCGGCGGCCGGGCGCTAGCCGCCAAGGCCGATGTCAGCGATCCGGCCGCGATGCGGCGGCTGTTCGATTCGGCGGAGGCCGCGTTCGGCGGCGTCGATGTGCTGGTGAACAACGCCGGCATCATGCAGGTGACGAAGCTCGCCGACGCCGACGATACGATGTTCGACCGGCACATCGCAGTCAATCTCAAGGGCACGTTCAACGGCATGCGCGAGGCCGCGAAGCGACTGCGCAACGGCGGCCGCATCATCAACTTCTCGACCAGCGTCATTGGACTGCGCGCCGAAGGTTACGGCGTCTACGGCGCGACCAAAGCCGCGATCGAAGCCATGACGCAGATCCTGTCGAAGGAGATGCGCGGCCGCGCGATCACGGTCAATGCGGTGGCGCCAGGTCCGACCGCGACCGATCTGTTCCTCAAGGGCAAGTCCGAGCAGCTCATCGACCACATGGCGAAGCTCAACCCGCTGGAGCGGCTCGGCACACCGGAGGACATCGCGGGCGCGGTGTCGTTCCTCGCCGGACCCGACGGCGCCTGGATCAACGGTCAGGTGCTGCGCGCCAATGGCGGGATGGTGTGA
- the petA gene encoding ubiquinol-cytochrome c reductase iron-sulfur subunit, with the protein MPPIQNDSSHRALITIPSDGETRRDFLTIATGAVAAVGAAATLVPLLGQMNPDAATIAAGGPVDVDLAGVQPGQQIVVRWRSRPIFIVHRTPAILTALRNSQLLAQLADPQSEQIQQPPYAVNWHRSVKPEFGVLVGICTHLGCIPMFEPQPNPTSPAPNWLGGYFCPCHGSKYDLAGRVFSGVPAPYNLPVPPYRFVSDTKIRIGENPTGANFDFDDVRQI; encoded by the coding sequence ATGCCCCCGATTCAAAACGATTCATCCCATCGCGCCTTGATCACAATCCCGTCTGACGGCGAAACGAGGCGCGATTTTCTCACCATTGCGACAGGCGCGGTGGCTGCCGTAGGTGCTGCGGCAACCCTCGTCCCGCTTCTCGGACAAATGAATCCCGACGCCGCAACCATCGCGGCGGGAGGACCGGTCGACGTCGATCTCGCGGGCGTTCAACCCGGCCAGCAGATCGTGGTCCGCTGGCGATCGCGCCCGATCTTCATCGTGCATCGCACGCCGGCGATTCTCACCGCGCTACGGAATTCGCAATTGCTCGCCCAGCTTGCCGATCCGCAGTCCGAGCAGATCCAGCAGCCACCTTACGCCGTCAATTGGCATCGATCGGTGAAGCCGGAGTTTGGCGTGCTGGTCGGAATCTGCACGCATCTGGGCTGCATTCCGATGTTCGAGCCGCAGCCCAACCCAACCAGCCCGGCGCCAAACTGGCTTGGCGGCTATTTTTGCCCGTGCCACGGGTCCAAATACGATCTGGCGGGTCGCGTGTTCAGCGGCGTGCCGGCTCCCTACAATCTGCCTGTGCCGCCGTATCGTTTCGTCAGCGATACCAAGATCAGGATTGGCGAAAATCCGACGGGCGCGAACTTCGACTTTGACGATGTCAGGCAGATTTGA
- the obgE gene encoding GTPase ObgE — protein sequence MKFLDEAKVYIRSGDGGNGCVAFRREKFIEHGGPSGGNGGRGGDVVVEAIEGLNTLIDYRYSQHFKARAGVAGMGKDRHGANAEDIVLKVPVGTQIFDDDKETLLADLTDPGQRVVLLQGGNGGFGNAHFKSSTNRAPRNANPGQPGEERWIWLRLKLIADAGLVGLPNAGKSTFLAATSAARPKIADYPFTTLTPQLGVVEIDGREFVLADIPGLIEGAHEGTGLGDRFLGHVERCRVLLHLVDGTGEHAGKDYKTVRAELEAYGGGLTEKPEIVALSKIDAMTPEQIKEQAARLKRACKKTPLLLSAHSRKGVPEALRALVEVIGKAADEKPKRTRKSTAPAWQP from the coding sequence ATGAAATTCCTCGACGAGGCCAAGGTCTATATCCGCTCCGGCGACGGCGGGAACGGCTGCGTCGCGTTCCGGCGCGAGAAGTTCATCGAGCACGGCGGGCCCTCCGGCGGCAATGGCGGCCGCGGCGGCGACGTGGTTGTGGAGGCGATCGAAGGCCTCAACACCCTGATCGATTACCGCTACTCCCAGCACTTCAAGGCGCGCGCGGGCGTCGCCGGCATGGGCAAGGACCGCCATGGCGCCAATGCCGAGGACATCGTGCTCAAGGTGCCGGTCGGCACCCAGATCTTCGATGACGACAAGGAGACGCTGCTGGCCGACCTCACCGACCCCGGGCAGCGCGTGGTGCTGCTGCAGGGCGGCAACGGCGGCTTCGGCAACGCGCATTTCAAGTCCTCGACCAACCGCGCGCCGCGCAACGCCAATCCCGGCCAGCCCGGCGAGGAACGCTGGATCTGGCTGCGGCTGAAGCTGATCGCGGATGCCGGCCTGGTCGGCCTGCCGAACGCTGGCAAGTCGACGTTTCTCGCCGCGACCAGTGCGGCCCGGCCCAAGATCGCCGACTATCCGTTCACCACGCTCACGCCGCAGCTCGGCGTGGTCGAGATCGACGGCCGCGAATTCGTGCTGGCCGACATTCCCGGTCTGATCGAAGGCGCCCATGAGGGCACCGGCCTGGGCGACCGCTTCCTCGGTCATGTCGAGCGCTGCCGCGTGCTGCTGCATCTGGTCGACGGCACCGGCGAGCACGCCGGCAAGGATTACAAAACCGTGCGCGCCGAGCTCGAAGCTTATGGCGGCGGCCTCACCGAGAAGCCCGAGATCGTGGCGCTGTCGAAGATCGACGCCATGACGCCGGAGCAGATCAAGGAGCAGGCGGCGCGGCTCAAGCGCGCCTGCAAGAAGACGCCGTTGCTGCTCTCCGCGCATTCCCGCAAGGGCGTGCCCGAGGCGTTGCGCGCGCTGGTCGAGGTGATCGGCAAAGCCGCGGATGAAAAGCCGAAGCGGACGCGGAAATCCACCGCGCCCGCTTGGCAGCCTTAG
- a CDS encoding DMT family transporter translates to MVSSTTISLVDRRAAVAGIGLMTAGIFMFAVNDAMGKWLVATYSVGQLLLVRSIAALILLVPFIWRDRATFARAPRWGMQTLRAVLATAEVGCFYWAVSYLPLADVMSYYLAGPIFVTAIAGAFLGEAVGWRRWSAVAVGFVGVVVCLRPGSAALSWPALIALAGSLTFSLSMISTRTLRGTSDTVLVTSQTVAALIFGAVLSPASWVTPSMRDLVLLALLGMVAMIAHVCVNRSLKLAPASTVVPYQYTTIVWAVLFGYLVFGDWPDAFMLAGAAIIIGAGLFIFLRERQLARRASFSEPPP, encoded by the coding sequence ATGGTTTCCAGCACCACCATCAGTCTGGTCGACCGCCGCGCAGCCGTCGCCGGAATCGGCCTGATGACGGCCGGGATCTTCATGTTTGCGGTCAACGACGCCATGGGCAAATGGCTGGTCGCGACCTATTCGGTCGGCCAGCTGCTGCTGGTCCGGAGCATCGCGGCGCTGATCCTGCTGGTGCCGTTCATCTGGCGTGACCGGGCGACATTTGCGCGGGCGCCGCGCTGGGGCATGCAGACGCTGCGGGCCGTGCTGGCCACGGCGGAGGTCGGCTGCTTCTACTGGGCGGTGAGCTATCTGCCGCTCGCCGACGTGATGTCCTACTACCTCGCCGGGCCGATCTTCGTCACGGCGATTGCGGGCGCGTTCCTCGGCGAAGCGGTCGGCTGGCGACGCTGGAGCGCGGTCGCGGTGGGCTTCGTCGGCGTGGTCGTGTGTCTTCGCCCGGGCTCCGCGGCGCTGAGCTGGCCGGCGCTGATCGCGCTGGCCGGAAGTCTGACGTTCTCGCTGTCGATGATCTCGACGCGGACGCTGCGCGGCACCAGCGACACCGTGCTGGTGACGTCGCAGACGGTCGCGGCACTCATCTTCGGCGCGGTGCTGTCGCCTGCATCATGGGTGACGCCGTCGATGCGCGATCTGGTGCTGCTCGCGCTGCTCGGCATGGTCGCGATGATTGCGCATGTCTGCGTCAACCGCTCGCTGAAGCTTGCGCCGGCCTCTACGGTGGTGCCGTATCAGTACACGACGATCGTCTGGGCCGTGCTGTTCGGCTATCTGGTGTTCGGCGATTGGCCCGATGCCTTCATGCTCGCGGGCGCCGCGATCATCATCGGCGCGGGCTTGTTCATCTTCCTGCGCGAGCGGCAGTTGGCGCGGCGTGCGTCATTCTCCGAACCGCCGCCGTGA
- a CDS encoding rhodanese-like domain-containing protein produces MPQATARPLDPATVKAMLNDGRELALIDVREELIFSRNHLLWARSIPLSRLELRFAQLVPHKSTRVVLCDDGDGAVERAALVLGAAGYTDVGFLQGGLAGWEKAGYELFSGVNVPSKAFGEHIEHINHTPSVSPEELNDLLKSGTDMVVVDSRPFDEFQRVSIPSATNVPGAELVLRIHDIAPKPETLVVVNCAGRTRSIIGAQSLINAGLPNKVVALRNGTMGYTLAGFAPDNGKTRRYGELSADALAWAQASADRVGKKFGVMQINREALESFRADVTRTLYVFDVRDPTDYAAGHFPGAINAPGGQLVQATDQYVGTLNARIVLIDDRAVRAIMTASWLKQMGWRDIFVLVAGGNEQARPVAPVLGPAVPSELAIEAHKLSELVSNDHATVVDLSLSPAYRRGHIPGAWYAIRTRLSQALAKIPMNGPLVLTSEDGVLASLAARESKMPAKYLRGGNAAWTKAGLPLSTDPRMADEPLDYWPKPYERSGDTKGAMNEYLSWEVDLLPRIARDGTTKFMP; encoded by the coding sequence ATGCCCCAAGCCACCGCCCGCCCGCTCGATCCCGCCACCGTCAAGGCCATGCTCAATGACGGACGTGAGCTCGCGCTGATCGACGTGCGCGAAGAGCTGATTTTCTCGCGCAACCATCTGCTGTGGGCGCGGTCGATCCCATTGAGCCGCCTGGAGCTGCGCTTCGCGCAGCTCGTGCCGCACAAGAGCACCCGCGTCGTTCTTTGTGACGACGGCGACGGTGCCGTCGAGCGCGCAGCGCTTGTCCTCGGTGCCGCGGGCTACACCGATGTCGGCTTCCTTCAAGGCGGCCTCGCCGGATGGGAGAAGGCCGGCTACGAGCTGTTCTCCGGCGTCAACGTGCCGAGCAAGGCATTCGGCGAGCACATCGAGCACATCAACCACACGCCGAGCGTCTCGCCCGAAGAGCTCAACGACCTCCTGAAGAGCGGCACCGACATGGTGGTGGTCGACAGCCGGCCGTTCGACGAGTTCCAGCGCGTTTCGATCCCGTCCGCGACCAACGTGCCAGGCGCCGAGCTCGTGCTGCGCATTCACGACATTGCGCCCAAGCCCGAGACGCTGGTGGTGGTGAACTGCGCCGGGCGGACGCGCAGCATCATCGGCGCGCAGTCGCTGATCAATGCCGGCCTGCCGAACAAGGTGGTGGCGCTGCGCAACGGCACCATGGGCTACACGCTCGCGGGCTTTGCGCCCGACAACGGCAAGACCCGACGCTACGGCGAACTCTCCGCGGATGCGCTGGCCTGGGCCCAGGCTTCGGCCGATCGCGTCGGCAAGAAATTCGGCGTGATGCAGATCAACCGCGAGGCCCTGGAGAGCTTCCGCGCCGACGTCACCCGCACGCTCTACGTGTTCGACGTGCGCGATCCGACCGACTATGCGGCCGGCCATTTCCCGGGCGCCATCAATGCGCCGGGCGGACAGCTCGTGCAGGCGACCGATCAATATGTCGGCACGCTCAACGCCCGCATCGTGCTGATCGACGACCGCGCAGTGCGCGCCATCATGACGGCGTCTTGGCTGAAGCAGATGGGTTGGCGCGACATCTTCGTGCTGGTCGCCGGCGGCAACGAGCAGGCGCGTCCGGTCGCGCCGGTGCTCGGGCCCGCGGTGCCCTCGGAGCTCGCAATCGAGGCTCACAAATTGTCGGAACTGGTGTCGAACGACCACGCCACCGTGGTCGACCTCTCTTTGAGCCCGGCTTACCGCAGAGGTCATATCCCTGGCGCCTGGTACGCGATCCGCACGCGTCTGTCGCAGGCTCTTGCGAAGATTCCGATGAACGGGCCGCTGGTGCTGACGTCGGAGGACGGCGTCCTGGCCAGTCTCGCGGCGCGAGAATCCAAGATGCCGGCGAAATATCTGCGCGGCGGCAACGCCGCCTGGACGAAGGCCGGCCTGCCGCTGTCGACCGACCCGCGCATGGCCGACGAGCCGCTCGACTATTGGCCGAAACCCTACGAGCGCTCCGGCGACACCAAGGGCGCAATGAACGAGTACCTGTCGTGGGAGGTCGATCTCCTGCCGCGCATCGCCCGCGACGGCACCACGAAGTTCATGCCGTAG
- a CDS encoding FMN-binding negative transcriptional regulator produces MYQPPHFREDRIEVQHGLIRSHPLGLLITAGPGGLQANAIPFLVYSDLSKHGTLRAHMARGNPQWRELAAVKECLVVFQGPQLYISPSLYPTKQEHGKVVPTWNYVTVHAWGAPRVVEDTAWLRRQIEDLTNQNENALPKPWKVDDAPEQYLASQIKGIIGVEIPITTIEGKWKVSQNRPEVDRAGVAAGLRDGGEQEAVMAVLVAERGKLTN; encoded by the coding sequence ATGTATCAGCCTCCGCACTTCCGGGAGGATCGCATCGAGGTCCAGCACGGGCTCATTCGCTCGCACCCGCTCGGCCTGCTGATCACAGCAGGACCGGGCGGGCTGCAGGCGAACGCGATTCCGTTTCTGGTCTACAGCGATCTGTCGAAGCACGGCACGCTGCGCGCCCATATGGCGCGCGGCAATCCGCAATGGCGCGAGCTTGCGGCCGTGAAGGAATGCCTGGTCGTTTTCCAGGGACCGCAGCTCTACATCTCGCCCTCTCTGTATCCGACCAAGCAGGAGCACGGCAAAGTCGTGCCGACCTGGAATTACGTGACGGTGCACGCCTGGGGCGCGCCGCGCGTCGTTGAAGACACCGCGTGGCTCAGACGCCAGATCGAAGACCTCACGAACCAAAACGAAAACGCCTTACCGAAGCCGTGGAAGGTCGACGATGCGCCGGAGCAATATCTCGCGTCGCAGATCAAGGGCATCATCGGCGTCGAGATTCCGATCACGACGATCGAAGGCAAATGGAAGGTGAGCCAGAACCGGCCCGAAGTGGACCGCGCCGGTGTTGCCGCGGGATTGCGCGATGGTGGCGAACAGGAAGCCGTGATGGCTGTACTGGTCGCCGAGCGCGGCAAACTCACCAATTAG
- a CDS encoding GNAT family N-acetyltransferase, which produces MTLQEIPSGAFRERCIPVLETERLVLRAPQLGDVKAVAMLANDRRIAENTARIPHPYRLADAEDFIAVANSHGNETIFLITLRNGTPIGACGFTQIDRHPPEIGYWLGVKHWGKGYATEAVRAVIDHIFTDTDADAIQSAARVTNPPSRRVLEKCGFQWSGAGLLRIRAISSSAPIDRFRLDRGLWASIKAWGQTRRVQA; this is translated from the coding sequence ATGACACTGCAAGAGATACCTTCAGGAGCCTTCCGCGAGAGGTGTATTCCCGTCCTCGAGACGGAGCGGCTGGTTCTGCGTGCGCCGCAGCTTGGGGACGTTAAAGCGGTAGCCATGCTGGCGAACGATCGCCGCATCGCCGAGAACACGGCACGCATTCCCCATCCGTACCGGCTCGCCGACGCCGAAGACTTCATCGCCGTCGCCAACAGTCACGGCAACGAAACCATATTCCTGATCACGCTGCGCAACGGCACGCCGATTGGCGCCTGCGGCTTCACGCAGATCGACCGGCATCCGCCGGAGATCGGCTACTGGCTCGGCGTCAAGCACTGGGGCAAAGGCTACGCCACGGAAGCTGTGCGTGCGGTGATCGATCATATCTTCACCGACACCGACGCCGACGCGATCCAGTCGGCGGCGCGCGTGACCAATCCGCCGTCGCGGCGCGTGCTGGAGAAATGCGGCTTCCAGTGGTCGGGCGCGGGCCTGCTCCGCATCCGCGCCATTTCGAGCTCGGCGCCGATCGACCGCTTCCGGCTCGACCGCGGGCTGTGGGCCTCGATCAAAGCCTGGGGCCAGACCCGGCGCGTGCAAGCCTGA